Proteins from a genomic interval of Narcine bancroftii isolate sNarBan1 chromosome 12, sNarBan1.hap1, whole genome shotgun sequence:
- the smcr8a gene encoding guanine nucleotide exchange protein smcr8a isoform X1 — protein sequence MIAAPDVVALTREDDHGERSGEGPAAHFPFPPENPWSKTATAKFEKDFILISEFSEQVGPQPLLTIPDNARGNFDLNYFSLRIMSVDYQASFVGHPPGTSYPKLNFVEDSKVVLGDSKEGAFAYVHHLTLYDLEARGFVRPFCVAYISTDENKIMQQFQELSGDFSKASECLKTGNRKAFANELEKKLKDLEYTRNVLHQETEIQKKSNDKGYYSSVAIEKANELANVEKCIIEHQDLLMQIRNYSYKKTRDGDYFSYEPENDLDPSDSGLEQLQLCEKVSFSDRKSYIPKFTKAKSAKCFEKKLKTLEELCDSYFFNRTLEQLRRVEKFFRGDVCYLMTSQIEKSLLQQQQTTSFLFEDPLLFTGEGKTEKEQHSEKPQSGFHINPKVLNHSCLSTESTGFESFKSCVESVAIKLDQQISVESYHETMADTIPSKNHLGTSDYLELEGKEKGSISSGESIEVLGTEKSCSPLTLLSKSESQTNSQSHHPEFVRRKFVRARRTNSEDSIEVLSTTEPLLPEDLKPVYPTAIHEEEPPSDHKEIRLSRGLVQPDTNLNHTDEFGNISFENRTITLSGLYEPVDPSCCIGKESPNFTKSVPTFITEEYNDGVVNVPPQRSKTIGQIFHSDCLEQVDGGGLYNAADQVFFPCEKEYNDLPDNEETNQIQVDEYMDNMSSISASLYSDRTPSPAIPINPSLRHSGKFKKNSGKNSLWFIRQYSFAQQAIFSLLSGRTLVVVGEQEGKVKKLINALSIFVPSNGKDADPVKQWITSPLHVTELQTWKLIGLQRIASPLGTSMLHSLNRYSRYISILDCDNKTLRCPQYKGQLITRMADHRTQIKRGSTYYMHVHNMLTQLCSQAFLYTFCHHLHLPIDERESEESVTYRRINFLKHHLGLMNDDRKIVQYFAELIKTYYLHEPPKGSNPILRFNYVPTVVFKI from the exons ATGATCGCTGCCCCCGATGTCGTGGCTCTCACTCGCGAGGACGACCATGGGGAGCGGTCCGGCGAAGGGCCGGCAGCCCATTTCCCGTTTCCACCTGAAAACCCCTGGTCCAAGACGGCCACGGCTAAATTCGAGAAGGATTTCATTCTGATTTCCGAGTTTTCCGAGCAGGTAGGCCCTCAGCCTTTGTTAACGATCCCGGACAATGCCCGCGGTAACTTTGATCTCAACTATTTCTCTCTCAGGATCATGTCTGTCGATTATCAAGCTTCTTTTGTGGGGCACCCTCCCGGGACGAGTTATCCCAAGCTCAACTTCGTGGAAGACTCCAAGGTGGTGCTGGGGGACTCGAAGGAGGGGGCTTTCGCTTACGTTCATCACTTGACCCTCTATGACTTGGAGGCGAGGGGCTTCGTCAGGCCGTTCTGCGTGGCCTACATCTCCACGGATGAAAACAAGATCATGCAGCAATTCCAAGAACTTTCGGGTGACTTTTCCAAAGCCTCCGAATGTTTAAAAACCGGGAACAGAAAGGCGTTTGCCAATGAACTGGAGAAGAAATTAAAGGACCTCGAGTATACCCGGAATGTGTTACATCAGGAAACGGAAATCCAAAAGAAATCTAACGATAAAGGATATTACTCCTCAGTAGCAATAGAAAAGGCCAATGAGCTAGCCAATGTAGAAAAGTGTATAATTGAGCATCAAGATCTCTTAATGCAGATCAGAAATTATTCGTACAAAAAGACGAGAGATGGGGACTATTTTTCTTATGAACCAGAAAATGATCTGGATCCCTCGGACTCTGGGCTCGAGCAATTACAATTGTGTGAAAAAGTGAGCTTTTCCGACAGAAAATCTTACATACCCAAATTCACAAAAGCTAAATCAGCAAAATGCTTCGAAAAGAAACTGAAGACCTTAGAAGAGCTTTGTGACAGTTATTTTTTTAATCGGACATTAGAACAACTTCGACGGGTGGAAAAATTTTTCAGAGGGGATGTATGCTATCTCATGACCAGTCAAATTGAAAAATCACTTCTCCAGCAGCAACAAACCACTTCTTTTCTCTTTGAAGACCCACTCCTCTTCACTGGTGAAGGAAAGACTGAAAAGGAACAGCACAGTGAAAAACCACAGTCTGGTTTTCATATCAATCCTAAGGTTTTGAACCATTCTTGCCTATCAACTGAATCCACCGGCTTTGAGTCATTCAAGTCTTGTGTGGAGTCTGTAGCTattaaactggatcagcaaatcAGTGTTGAGAGTTATCATGAGACGATGGCTGATACCATTCCAAGCAAAAATCACCTCGGAACCTCAGATTATCTTGAAttagaaggaaaagagaaaggaagtaTCAGTAGTGGTGAAAGCATTGAAGTCCTGGGAACAGAAAAGTCCTGCTCGCCTCTAACGTTGTTATCCAAATCTGAAAGTCAAACAAACTCACAGAGCCACCATCCAGAATTTGTGCGGAGGAAATTTGTACGTGCCAGGCGGACAAACAGCGAGGACAGCATTGAAGTTCTAAGTACCACTGAACCTCTTCTACCTGAGGACCTTAAGCCTGTCTATCCAACTGCAATACATGAAGAAGAACCACCTTCAGATCATAAAGAAATAAGGTTGAGCAGAGGTCTTGTGCAACCTGATACAAATCTGAACCATACTGATGAATTTGGCAATATAAGTTTTGAAAATAGAACCATAACCTTGTCTGGTTTGTATGAGCCTGTTGACCCTTCTTGTTGTATTGGGAAAGAAAGTCCAAACTTTACAAAGTCAGTACCTACATTTATAACTGAAGAATACAATGATGGAGTAGTCAATGTTCCACCACAACGTAGTAAAACCATAGGTCAGATATTCCACAGTGATTGCCTCGAGCAAGTTGATGGAGGTGGACTATACAACGCTGCAGACCAAGTCTTCTTCCCTTGTGAAAAAGAATATAATGATCTACCCGATAATGAAGAAACAAATCAAATTCAAGTGGATGAGTATATGGACAACATGAGTTCTATTAGTGCATCTTTATACTCTGATCGGACCCCTTCTCCAGCCATCCCAATCAATCCATCACTGAGACACTCTGGAAAATTCAAGAAGAATTCAGGGAAGAATTCCTTGTGGTTTATACGGCAATACTCTTTTGCACAGCAGGCAATATTTTCATTATTGTCTGGACGGACTCTTGTAGTAGTTGGTGAGCAGGAAGGAAAAGTCAAGAAGCTTATCAATGCCTTATCTATATTTGTACCCAGTAATGGTAAGGATGCAGATCCTGTAAAGCAATGGATAACTTCCCCTTTGCACGTCACTGAATTGCAGACCTGGAAACTCATTGGACTTCAGAG AATAGCTTCTCCTCTGGGTACCAGTATGCTGCATTCGCTGAATCGGTATAGTCGCTACATCAGCATTCTAGACTGTGACAACAAAACCCTACGTTGCCCGCAATATAAAGGACAGCTGATCACCAGAATGGCAGACCATAGGACTCAGATAAAGCGGGGCAGCACCTATTATATGCACGTTCATAATATGCTTACCCAGCTCTGTTCCCAGGCTTTCCTCTATACTTTTTGCCATCACCTGCACCTTCCCATCGATGAAAGAGAAAGTGAAGAATCTGTCACCTATCGCAGAATAAACTTTTTAAAGCATCATCTGGGGCTGATGAATGATGATCGCAAAATTGTGCAATACTTTGCAGAATTAATAAAGACGTACTACTTGCATGAACCTCCAAAGGGCTCAAATCCGATTCTACGATTTAACTACGTCCCCACTGTTGTGTTTAAGATCTAA
- the smcr8a gene encoding guanine nucleotide exchange protein smcr8a isoform X2 codes for MSVDYQASFVGHPPGTSYPKLNFVEDSKVVLGDSKEGAFAYVHHLTLYDLEARGFVRPFCVAYISTDENKIMQQFQELSGDFSKASECLKTGNRKAFANELEKKLKDLEYTRNVLHQETEIQKKSNDKGYYSSVAIEKANELANVEKCIIEHQDLLMQIRNYSYKKTRDGDYFSYEPENDLDPSDSGLEQLQLCEKVSFSDRKSYIPKFTKAKSAKCFEKKLKTLEELCDSYFFNRTLEQLRRVEKFFRGDVCYLMTSQIEKSLLQQQQTTSFLFEDPLLFTGEGKTEKEQHSEKPQSGFHINPKVLNHSCLSTESTGFESFKSCVESVAIKLDQQISVESYHETMADTIPSKNHLGTSDYLELEGKEKGSISSGESIEVLGTEKSCSPLTLLSKSESQTNSQSHHPEFVRRKFVRARRTNSEDSIEVLSTTEPLLPEDLKPVYPTAIHEEEPPSDHKEIRLSRGLVQPDTNLNHTDEFGNISFENRTITLSGLYEPVDPSCCIGKESPNFTKSVPTFITEEYNDGVVNVPPQRSKTIGQIFHSDCLEQVDGGGLYNAADQVFFPCEKEYNDLPDNEETNQIQVDEYMDNMSSISASLYSDRTPSPAIPINPSLRHSGKFKKNSGKNSLWFIRQYSFAQQAIFSLLSGRTLVVVGEQEGKVKKLINALSIFVPSNGKDADPVKQWITSPLHVTELQTWKLIGLQRIASPLGTSMLHSLNRYSRYISILDCDNKTLRCPQYKGQLITRMADHRTQIKRGSTYYMHVHNMLTQLCSQAFLYTFCHHLHLPIDERESEESVTYRRINFLKHHLGLMNDDRKIVQYFAELIKTYYLHEPPKGSNPILRFNYVPTVVFKI; via the exons ATGTCTGTCGATTATCAAGCTTCTTTTGTGGGGCACCCTCCCGGGACGAGTTATCCCAAGCTCAACTTCGTGGAAGACTCCAAGGTGGTGCTGGGGGACTCGAAGGAGGGGGCTTTCGCTTACGTTCATCACTTGACCCTCTATGACTTGGAGGCGAGGGGCTTCGTCAGGCCGTTCTGCGTGGCCTACATCTCCACGGATGAAAACAAGATCATGCAGCAATTCCAAGAACTTTCGGGTGACTTTTCCAAAGCCTCCGAATGTTTAAAAACCGGGAACAGAAAGGCGTTTGCCAATGAACTGGAGAAGAAATTAAAGGACCTCGAGTATACCCGGAATGTGTTACATCAGGAAACGGAAATCCAAAAGAAATCTAACGATAAAGGATATTACTCCTCAGTAGCAATAGAAAAGGCCAATGAGCTAGCCAATGTAGAAAAGTGTATAATTGAGCATCAAGATCTCTTAATGCAGATCAGAAATTATTCGTACAAAAAGACGAGAGATGGGGACTATTTTTCTTATGAACCAGAAAATGATCTGGATCCCTCGGACTCTGGGCTCGAGCAATTACAATTGTGTGAAAAAGTGAGCTTTTCCGACAGAAAATCTTACATACCCAAATTCACAAAAGCTAAATCAGCAAAATGCTTCGAAAAGAAACTGAAGACCTTAGAAGAGCTTTGTGACAGTTATTTTTTTAATCGGACATTAGAACAACTTCGACGGGTGGAAAAATTTTTCAGAGGGGATGTATGCTATCTCATGACCAGTCAAATTGAAAAATCACTTCTCCAGCAGCAACAAACCACTTCTTTTCTCTTTGAAGACCCACTCCTCTTCACTGGTGAAGGAAAGACTGAAAAGGAACAGCACAGTGAAAAACCACAGTCTGGTTTTCATATCAATCCTAAGGTTTTGAACCATTCTTGCCTATCAACTGAATCCACCGGCTTTGAGTCATTCAAGTCTTGTGTGGAGTCTGTAGCTattaaactggatcagcaaatcAGTGTTGAGAGTTATCATGAGACGATGGCTGATACCATTCCAAGCAAAAATCACCTCGGAACCTCAGATTATCTTGAAttagaaggaaaagagaaaggaagtaTCAGTAGTGGTGAAAGCATTGAAGTCCTGGGAACAGAAAAGTCCTGCTCGCCTCTAACGTTGTTATCCAAATCTGAAAGTCAAACAAACTCACAGAGCCACCATCCAGAATTTGTGCGGAGGAAATTTGTACGTGCCAGGCGGACAAACAGCGAGGACAGCATTGAAGTTCTAAGTACCACTGAACCTCTTCTACCTGAGGACCTTAAGCCTGTCTATCCAACTGCAATACATGAAGAAGAACCACCTTCAGATCATAAAGAAATAAGGTTGAGCAGAGGTCTTGTGCAACCTGATACAAATCTGAACCATACTGATGAATTTGGCAATATAAGTTTTGAAAATAGAACCATAACCTTGTCTGGTTTGTATGAGCCTGTTGACCCTTCTTGTTGTATTGGGAAAGAAAGTCCAAACTTTACAAAGTCAGTACCTACATTTATAACTGAAGAATACAATGATGGAGTAGTCAATGTTCCACCACAACGTAGTAAAACCATAGGTCAGATATTCCACAGTGATTGCCTCGAGCAAGTTGATGGAGGTGGACTATACAACGCTGCAGACCAAGTCTTCTTCCCTTGTGAAAAAGAATATAATGATCTACCCGATAATGAAGAAACAAATCAAATTCAAGTGGATGAGTATATGGACAACATGAGTTCTATTAGTGCATCTTTATACTCTGATCGGACCCCTTCTCCAGCCATCCCAATCAATCCATCACTGAGACACTCTGGAAAATTCAAGAAGAATTCAGGGAAGAATTCCTTGTGGTTTATACGGCAATACTCTTTTGCACAGCAGGCAATATTTTCATTATTGTCTGGACGGACTCTTGTAGTAGTTGGTGAGCAGGAAGGAAAAGTCAAGAAGCTTATCAATGCCTTATCTATATTTGTACCCAGTAATGGTAAGGATGCAGATCCTGTAAAGCAATGGATAACTTCCCCTTTGCACGTCACTGAATTGCAGACCTGGAAACTCATTGGACTTCAGAG AATAGCTTCTCCTCTGGGTACCAGTATGCTGCATTCGCTGAATCGGTATAGTCGCTACATCAGCATTCTAGACTGTGACAACAAAACCCTACGTTGCCCGCAATATAAAGGACAGCTGATCACCAGAATGGCAGACCATAGGACTCAGATAAAGCGGGGCAGCACCTATTATATGCACGTTCATAATATGCTTACCCAGCTCTGTTCCCAGGCTTTCCTCTATACTTTTTGCCATCACCTGCACCTTCCCATCGATGAAAGAGAAAGTGAAGAATCTGTCACCTATCGCAGAATAAACTTTTTAAAGCATCATCTGGGGCTGATGAATGATGATCGCAAAATTGTGCAATACTTTGCAGAATTAATAAAGACGTACTACTTGCATGAACCTCCAAAGGGCTCAAATCCGATTCTACGATTTAACTACGTCCCCACTGTTGTGTTTAAGATCTAA